A single Streptomyces sp. 2114.4 DNA region contains:
- a CDS encoding VOC family protein, with protein sequence MSLITLGVVALDCPDPRALADFYADMLGWQVTEEDEDWVEIAGPDGRILAFQRVAEGYRPPQWPGQDMPQQQHLDFDVPRAKIDEAERTIVALGAKLVQHDDGKQSWRVYLDPAGHPFCLCMR encoded by the coding sequence ATGAGCCTCATCACACTCGGAGTTGTCGCACTGGACTGTCCCGACCCCCGGGCCCTCGCGGATTTCTACGCGGACATGCTCGGCTGGCAGGTGACCGAAGAGGACGAGGACTGGGTCGAGATCGCCGGACCGGACGGCCGGATCCTCGCCTTTCAGCGGGTGGCCGAGGGCTACCGGCCGCCGCAGTGGCCCGGCCAGGACATGCCGCAGCAGCAGCACCTCGATTTCGACGTGCCGCGCGCGAAGATCGACGAGGCCGAGCGCACGATCGTCGCGCTGGGCGCCAAGCTCGTCCAGCACGACGACGGGAAGCAGAGCTGGCGGGTCTATCTCGACCCGGCCGGGCACCCGTTCTGCCTCTGCATGAGGTGA
- the purE gene encoding 5-(carboxyamino)imidazole ribonucleotide mutase, giving the protein MTTAPSPDHRPATDADASTTPSPVVGIVMGSDSDWPVMEAAAQALDEFEIPYEVDVVSAHRMPREMIAYGEEADGRGLKAIIAGAGGAAHLPGMLASVTPLPVIGVPVPLKYLDGMDSLLSIVQMPAGVPVATVSVGGARNAGLLAARILATQDPELLARMREFQQELNDQATEKGKRLRNKVASPAGFGFGGGK; this is encoded by the coding sequence ATGACGACCGCCCCGTCGCCCGACCACCGCCCCGCAACCGACGCCGACGCATCCACCACCCCGTCCCCCGTGGTCGGCATCGTCATGGGCTCCGACTCCGACTGGCCCGTCATGGAGGCCGCCGCGCAGGCCCTGGACGAGTTCGAGATCCCCTACGAGGTCGACGTCGTCTCGGCGCACCGCATGCCGCGCGAGATGATCGCGTACGGCGAGGAGGCGGACGGGCGCGGCCTGAAGGCGATCATCGCCGGCGCCGGCGGCGCGGCCCACCTCCCCGGGATGCTCGCCTCGGTCACCCCGCTCCCGGTCATCGGCGTCCCCGTACCGCTCAAGTACCTGGACGGCATGGACTCCCTCCTCTCCATCGTGCAGATGCCCGCCGGAGTGCCGGTCGCCACCGTCTCCGTCGGCGGCGCCCGCAACGCCGGGCTGCTGGCCGCCCGCATCCTCGCCACCCAGGACCCCGAACTCCTCGCCCGGATGCGGGAGTTCCAGCAGGAGCTGAACGACCAGGCCACCGAGAAGGGCAAGCGGCTGCGCAACAAGGTCGCCTCCCCGGCCGGCTTCGGCTTCGGGGGCGGTAAGTGA
- a CDS encoding acyl-CoA thioesterase: MTELVTDSAEDEIVGKPTSVSRITLSHIMTAGDTNLLGTVHGGVIMKLVDDAAGAVAGRHSGGPAVTASMDEMAFLEPVRIGDLVHVRAQVNWTGRSSMEVGVRVLAERWNESSPPQQVGSAYLVFAAVDEQGKPRRVPPVLPETERDQRRYQEAQIRRTHRLARRRAIMELRERRVAEGLDDA, from the coding sequence ATGACCGAACTCGTCACCGACAGCGCCGAGGACGAGATCGTGGGCAAGCCCACATCCGTGTCCCGCATCACACTCAGCCACATCATGACGGCCGGCGACACCAACCTCCTCGGAACGGTGCACGGCGGCGTGATCATGAAACTCGTCGACGACGCGGCGGGCGCCGTGGCCGGGCGTCACTCCGGCGGGCCCGCCGTGACCGCCTCGATGGACGAGATGGCCTTCCTCGAACCGGTCAGGATCGGCGACCTCGTCCACGTCCGCGCCCAGGTCAACTGGACCGGCCGCTCCTCGATGGAGGTCGGCGTACGGGTGCTGGCCGAGCGCTGGAACGAATCCAGCCCGCCCCAGCAGGTCGGCTCCGCCTACCTGGTCTTCGCCGCCGTCGACGAGCAGGGCAAGCCGCGCCGGGTGCCGCCGGTGCTCCCCGAGACCGAGCGCGACCAGCGCCGCTACCAGGAGGCGCAGATCCGCCGGACGCACCGCCTCGCCCGGCGGCGCGCGATCATGGAACTGCGCGAACGGCGCGTCGCGGAAGGGCTCGACGACGCATAG
- a CDS encoding LCP family protein, with the protein MTAPFRSPRPARRRAARPSPRRRPPGPRWGLRIGAVTSVLLLAASGVGHAVVTGVESGIGRVDAFTGMSNRPGGGDGLNFLVVGTDGRDKLTPGEKRKYHLGGAPCHCTDTLMLVHLSADRDRASVVSLPRDSYAEVPAHTDAVTGRQRPQHAIKLNAAYAEGGPSLTVRTVEHMTGVHIDHYLEVDFTSFMRSVDAVGGVEICTVRPLRDSYTGLDLPVGTSRLSGGQALQYVRSRHVDGSADLGRMQRQQRFLASLIHKITSSGVLLNPVRFRNVADTVLGSVRADSGFAAGDLVDLGQAMRGFTPSSSEFTSVPLRNVAQPVPGVGSTVRWDPVQAPKLFQAIREDRPLAVHRDRTQPRARVVDVPPGQVQVRVGDGSDRPGPDAAVARELQATGFATTGAPGASPLGRAPRTVIAYDPRWDRSARSLAAALPGAELRPVAGRGPVMQVTVGHGHQAVQRVRAEEPPQKPGGLATITGDEAVCT; encoded by the coding sequence GTGACCGCGCCGTTCCGCTCCCCCCGTCCGGCCAGGCGCCGGGCCGCCCGGCCGAGCCCGCGCCGGCGCCCGCCGGGCCCGCGCTGGGGACTGCGGATCGGCGCGGTCACGTCCGTACTGCTGCTGGCCGCGAGCGGGGTCGGGCACGCCGTGGTCACCGGCGTGGAGAGCGGCATCGGCCGGGTGGACGCCTTCACCGGCATGAGCAACCGGCCCGGGGGCGGCGACGGGCTGAACTTCCTGGTCGTCGGCACGGACGGGCGCGACAAGCTCACCCCCGGCGAGAAGCGGAAGTACCACCTCGGCGGCGCGCCCTGCCACTGCACCGACACCCTGATGCTGGTGCACCTCTCCGCCGACCGGGACCGCGCCAGCGTGGTCAGCCTCCCCCGCGACTCCTACGCCGAGGTCCCCGCGCACACGGACGCGGTCACCGGCCGGCAGCGCCCCCAGCACGCCATCAAGCTGAACGCGGCCTACGCCGAGGGCGGCCCCAGCCTCACCGTGCGGACCGTCGAGCACATGACGGGGGTGCACATCGACCACTATCTGGAGGTCGACTTCACCAGCTTCATGCGCAGCGTGGACGCGGTCGGCGGGGTGGAGATCTGCACCGTACGGCCGCTGCGCGACAGCTATACGGGCCTGGATCTCCCCGTCGGCACCTCGCGGCTGAGCGGTGGCCAGGCCTTGCAGTACGTGCGCTCCCGGCATGTCGACGGCTCCGCCGACCTCGGCCGGATGCAGCGCCAGCAGCGCTTCCTGGCCTCCCTCATCCACAAGATCACCTCCTCCGGGGTGCTGTTGAACCCGGTCCGCTTCCGGAATGTCGCCGACACGGTGCTGGGATCCGTCCGCGCCGACTCGGGCTTCGCGGCGGGCGACCTGGTCGATCTCGGGCAGGCGATGCGCGGCTTCACCCCCTCGTCGTCGGAGTTCACGTCCGTGCCGCTGCGCAATGTGGCCCAGCCGGTGCCCGGCGTCGGCTCGACCGTGCGGTGGGATCCGGTGCAGGCGCCGAAGCTCTTCCAGGCGATCCGCGAGGACCGGCCGCTCGCCGTGCACCGGGACCGCACCCAGCCGCGGGCCAGGGTCGTGGACGTACCGCCGGGACAGGTCCAGGTGCGGGTCGGCGACGGCAGCGACCGGCCGGGACCGGACGCCGCGGTGGCCAGGGAACTGCAGGCCACCGGGTTCGCCACCACCGGCGCGCCCGGCGCCTCCCCCCTCGGCAGGGCGCCCCGCACGGTCATCGCCTACGACCCGCGCTGGGACCGTTCGGCCCGCTCGCTGGCCGCCGCGCTGCCGGGTGCCGAGCTGCGTCCGGTGGCCGGGCGGGGGCCGGTGATGCAGGTGACGGTCGGCCACGGCCACCAGGCGGTGCAGCGGGTACGGGCCGAGGAGCCGCCGCAGAAGCCGGGCGGCCTCGCGACGATCACCGGGGACGAGGCGGTGTGCACATGA
- a CDS encoding UDP-glucose/GDP-mannose dehydrogenase family protein, whose translation MALKITVIGTGYLGATHAAAMAELGFEVLGLDVVPEKIEMLQRGEVPMYEPGLEELLRRHADGIEGSTGRLRFTTSYEEAGAFGDVHFVCVNTPQKHGEYACDMSYVESAFDALAPHLTRPALVVGKSTVPVGSAARLAERLAAAAPAGAAVELAWNPEFLREGFAVKDTLHPDRIVVGVAGERGEELLREVYAAPIAEGSPFIVMDYPTSELVKASANSFLATKISFINAMAEVCEAADGDVVKLAEAIGHDDRIGKKFLRAGIGFGGGCLPKDLRAFMARAGELGADQALTFLREIDSINMRRRGHMVELTRDAVGGGFLGKRVAVLGATFKPDSDDVRDSPALNVAGQIHLQGGQVTVYDPKGMENARRVFPTLSYADTALDAVRGADVVLHLTEWREFRELDPAALGDVAAERRILDGRNALDPQLWRKAGWTYRALGRPSA comes from the coding sequence ATGGCCCTCAAGATCACCGTGATCGGCACCGGCTACCTCGGCGCGACCCACGCCGCGGCCATGGCCGAGCTGGGCTTCGAGGTGCTGGGGCTCGATGTGGTGCCCGAGAAGATCGAGATGCTGCAGCGGGGCGAGGTCCCGATGTACGAGCCGGGCCTGGAGGAGCTGCTGCGCCGCCACGCCGACGGCATCGAGGGCTCGACCGGCCGGCTGCGTTTCACCACCTCCTACGAGGAGGCCGGGGCCTTCGGCGATGTCCACTTCGTCTGTGTGAACACCCCGCAGAAGCACGGGGAGTACGCCTGTGACATGAGTTACGTGGAGAGCGCCTTCGACGCGCTGGCGCCGCATCTGACCCGGCCCGCCCTGGTCGTCGGCAAGTCGACGGTGCCGGTGGGCAGCGCGGCCCGGCTCGCCGAGCGGCTGGCCGCGGCCGCCCCGGCGGGAGCCGCCGTCGAGCTGGCCTGGAACCCGGAGTTCCTGCGCGAGGGCTTCGCCGTCAAGGACACCTTGCACCCCGACCGGATCGTCGTGGGCGTGGCCGGTGAACGGGGCGAGGAGCTGCTGCGCGAGGTGTACGCGGCCCCGATCGCCGAGGGCTCGCCGTTCATCGTCATGGACTATCCGACGTCCGAGCTGGTGAAGGCCTCGGCCAACTCCTTCCTGGCGACGAAGATCTCGTTCATCAACGCCATGGCCGAGGTCTGCGAGGCGGCCGACGGCGATGTGGTGAAGCTCGCCGAGGCCATCGGGCACGACGACCGGATCGGCAAGAAGTTCCTGCGGGCCGGTATCGGCTTCGGCGGCGGCTGCCTGCCCAAGGACCTGCGGGCCTTCATGGCGCGCGCCGGCGAACTGGGCGCCGACCAGGCCCTGACCTTCCTCCGCGAGATCGACTCCATCAACATGCGCCGCCGCGGCCACATGGTCGAGCTCACCCGGGACGCGGTCGGCGGCGGCTTCCTCGGCAAGCGGGTCGCCGTCCTGGGCGCGACCTTCAAGCCGGACTCGGACGACGTCCGCGACTCCCCCGCGCTCAATGTCGCCGGCCAGATCCACCTCCAGGGCGGCCAGGTGACGGTCTACGACCCGAAGGGCATGGAGAACGCGAGGCGCGTCTTCCCGACGCTGAGCTACGCCGACACCGCCCTGGACGCCGTACGCGGCGCCGACGTCGTGCTGCACCTCACGGAGTGGCGGGAGTTCCGCGAACTGGATCCGGCCGCGTTGGGCGACGTCGCCGCCGAGCGACGCATCCTGGACGGCCGCAACGCCCTCGACCCCCAGCTGTGGCGCAAGGCGGGCTGGACGTACCGGGCGCTGGGGCGCCCCTCCGCGTAG
- a CDS encoding VanZ family protein: MWQVVLDVTPTTVTLFLVLALAVAVALALWTALTPGSTAPRTTARTLLAGWLLLFLVATLAPSQPIGSGDATVWWRPGEGLFDLGAQLEPGELVMLVRRQIATAALFVPASLLLRFAAPRISAAAAFLLGVGLCLAIETAQLLMRAGRIADIDDVICAAAGTVTGAGLALLGQLAVAAMRRRALPRRAVRAVP, encoded by the coding sequence GTGTGGCAGGTAGTGCTGGACGTCACCCCCACCACGGTGACGCTCTTCCTGGTCCTGGCGCTGGCGGTGGCCGTGGCGTTGGCCCTGTGGACGGCGCTCACCCCCGGCAGCACCGCGCCGCGCACCACGGCCCGGACGCTGCTGGCCGGCTGGCTGCTGCTGTTCCTGGTGGCGACGCTCGCGCCGAGCCAGCCGATCGGCTCCGGGGACGCGACGGTGTGGTGGCGGCCCGGTGAGGGGCTGTTCGATCTGGGGGCGCAGCTGGAGCCCGGGGAGCTGGTGATGCTGGTGCGGCGGCAGATCGCCACTGCCGCACTGTTCGTGCCCGCGTCACTGCTGCTGCGGTTTGCGGCGCCGCGCATCTCGGCGGCCGCCGCGTTCCTGCTGGGCGTGGGCCTGTGCCTGGCCATCGAGACGGCGCAGCTGCTGATGCGGGCCGGGCGGATCGCCGATATCGACGATGTGATCTGTGCGGCCGCAGGCACCGTCACCGGCGCGGGGCTGGCGCTGCTCGGGCAGCTGGCGGTCGCCGCTATGCGTCGTCGAGCCCTTCCGCGACGCGCCGTTCGCGCAGTTCCATGA
- a CDS encoding LCP family protein, with amino-acid sequence MNQWQGGTSRSSGAENGGGWSGDQSGNRYGHGSGSAEPEGARAMPQVRRDAGPGYQRHEPPLPPSMSPRRGAAVPPQQSQGYDDGYDGYNTGQVYGGGRGGGDGYDGRAGRPRPHWGRRIKWTVIALVAVLAVASVATYFWADGKLRRKVDLSKVIDRPATGDGTNYLIVGSDSREGMSAADKQKLHTGSAEGKRTDSMMILHDGSNGPTLISLPRDSDVEIPTYVGSSSGKKYPGTGRHTKLNAAYAEDGPELLVRTVEYNTKLHIDHYVEIGFAGFANIVDAIGGVEMDIPKAFKDKNSGADFPAGKQTLNGQQALAFVRTRHAFAGQDLDRTKNQQKFLATLASQTATPSTVLNPFKLYPTMSAGLDTLIVDKDMSLWSLGNMFFAMKGVTGGDGKSMNMPISGSTGGNLVWDKAKLHQLVQQLNNDEKVTVSGN; translated from the coding sequence ATGAATCAGTGGCAAGGGGGCACCTCCCGTTCGAGCGGAGCCGAGAATGGGGGCGGGTGGTCCGGCGACCAGAGCGGCAACCGGTACGGACACGGCAGCGGCAGCGCCGAGCCGGAGGGTGCGCGCGCGATGCCACAGGTGCGTCGCGACGCGGGCCCCGGCTATCAGCGGCACGAGCCTCCGCTGCCCCCGTCGATGTCCCCGCGCCGGGGCGCGGCCGTGCCGCCGCAGCAGTCCCAGGGCTACGACGACGGGTACGACGGATACAACACCGGCCAGGTCTACGGCGGCGGCCGTGGTGGCGGTGACGGCTACGACGGCCGCGCCGGCCGGCCGCGCCCCCACTGGGGCCGGCGCATCAAGTGGACGGTCATCGCCCTGGTCGCGGTGCTGGCGGTCGCCTCGGTGGCCACCTACTTCTGGGCCGACGGCAAGCTCCGCCGCAAGGTCGACCTGAGCAAGGTCATCGACCGCCCGGCGACCGGCGACGGCACGAACTACCTGATCGTCGGCTCGGACAGCCGTGAGGGCATGTCCGCCGCGGACAAGCAGAAGCTGCACACCGGCTCCGCCGAGGGCAAGCGCACCGACTCCATGATGATCCTGCATGACGGCAGCAACGGCCCGACGCTGATATCCCTGCCGCGCGACTCGGACGTGGAGATACCCACCTACGTCGGCTCGTCCTCCGGCAAGAAGTACCCGGGCACCGGACGGCACACCAAGCTCAACGCGGCCTACGCCGAGGACGGCCCGGAGCTGTTGGTGCGCACCGTCGAGTACAACACCAAGCTGCACATCGACCACTACGTCGAGATCGGCTTCGCCGGCTTCGCCAACATCGTGGACGCCATCGGCGGCGTCGAGATGGACATCCCCAAGGCGTTCAAGGACAAGAACTCCGGCGCCGACTTCCCGGCCGGCAAGCAGACGCTCAACGGCCAGCAGGCGCTCGCCTTCGTCCGCACCCGGCACGCCTTCGCCGGCCAGGACCTGGACCGTACGAAGAACCAGCAGAAGTTCCTGGCGACCCTGGCGAGCCAGACCGCCACCCCGAGCACGGTCCTCAACCCCTTCAAGCTCTACCCGACCATGAGCGCCGGCCTGGACACGCTCATCGTCGACAAGGACATGAGCCTGTGGTCCCTGGGCAACATGTTCTTCGCGATGAAGGGCGTCACCGGCGGCGACGGCAAGTCGATGAACATGCCGATCTCCGGCAGCACCGGCGGCAACCTGGTCTGGGACAAGGCCAAGCTCCACCAGCTGGTCCAGCAGCTGAACAACGACGAGAAGGTCACGGTCTCCGGCAACTGA
- a CDS encoding acyl-CoA dehydrogenase family protein: MAGTADFDLYRPSEEHDMLRESVRSLAEAKIAPFAAAVDEEARFPQEALDALVANDLHAVHVPEAYGGAGADALATVIVIEEVARVCGSSSLIPAVNKLGSLPVILSGSEELKAKYLGPLAKGDTMFSYCLSEPDAGSDAAGMKTKAVRDGDHYILNGVKRWITNAGVSDSYTVMAVTDPEKRSKGISAFVVEKGDEGVSFGAPEKKLGIKGSPTREVYLDNVRIPADRMIGAEGTGFATAMKTLDHTRITIAAQALGIAQGALDYAKGYVQERKQFGKPIGDFQGVQFMLADMAMKVEAARQLTYAAAARSERISAGGKGEDLTFFGAAAKCYASDAAMEITTDAVQLLGGYGYTRDYPVERMMRDAKITQIYEGTNQVQRIVMARNLPQ; the protein is encoded by the coding sequence GTGGCGGGAACCGCTGATTTCGATCTGTACCGGCCGTCCGAGGAGCACGACATGCTCCGCGAGTCGGTGCGCTCGCTCGCCGAGGCGAAGATCGCGCCGTTCGCCGCCGCGGTGGACGAGGAGGCCCGCTTCCCGCAGGAGGCGCTCGACGCGCTGGTCGCCAATGACCTGCACGCCGTCCACGTACCGGAGGCCTACGGCGGTGCCGGCGCCGACGCGCTGGCGACCGTCATCGTCATCGAGGAGGTGGCCCGCGTCTGCGGTTCGTCCTCCCTCATACCGGCGGTCAACAAGCTCGGCTCGCTCCCGGTGATCCTCTCCGGCTCCGAGGAGCTGAAGGCGAAGTACCTGGGCCCGCTGGCCAAGGGCGACACGATGTTCTCGTACTGCCTGAGCGAGCCGGACGCCGGTTCCGACGCGGCCGGGATGAAGACCAAGGCCGTCCGCGACGGTGACCACTACATCCTCAACGGCGTCAAGCGCTGGATCACCAACGCCGGCGTCAGCGACTCCTACACGGTGATGGCCGTCACCGACCCGGAGAAGCGCTCCAAGGGCATCTCGGCCTTCGTCGTCGAGAAGGGCGACGAGGGGGTCTCGTTCGGCGCCCCGGAGAAGAAGCTCGGCATCAAGGGCTCCCCGACCCGCGAGGTCTACCTCGACAACGTCCGCATCCCCGCCGACCGCATGATCGGCGCCGAGGGCACCGGCTTCGCCACCGCCATGAAGACCCTGGACCACACCCGCATCACCATCGCGGCCCAGGCCCTCGGCATCGCCCAGGGCGCCCTGGACTACGCCAAGGGCTACGTCCAGGAGCGCAAGCAGTTCGGCAAGCCGATCGGCGACTTCCAGGGCGTCCAGTTCATGCTCGCCGACATGGCCATGAAGGTGGAGGCGGCCCGCCAGCTCACCTACGCCGCGGCGGCCCGCTCCGAGCGGATCTCCGCCGGCGGCAAGGGCGAGGACCTGACCTTCTTCGGCGCCGCGGCCAAGTGCTACGCCTCGGACGCCGCCATGGAGATCACCACGGACGCCGTCCAGCTGCTCGGCGGCTACGGCTACACCCGTGACTACCCCGTCGAGCGGATGATGCGGGACGCCAAGATCACGCAGATCTACGAGGGCACCAACCAGGTGCAGCGGATCGTGATGGCGCGCAACCTGCCGCAGTAA
- a CDS encoding dipeptidase, with translation MSPSLDAARDLLARWPVVDGHNDLPWALREQVRYDLDRRDIAADQSAHLHTDLPRLRSGGVGAQFWSVYVRADYAGDKAVSATLEQIDVVRELVARYPEALRLAHTADDMEAARAEGRIASLMGAEGGHSIHNSLATLRALHQLGVRYMTLTHNDTIDWADSATDEPRHHGLSAFGEEVVREMNRCGMLVDLSHVSADTMRDALRVSTAPVIFSHSSARAVCDHPRNIPDDVLAQLPANGGVAMATFVPKFVLPAAVAWTQRADENMRAHGLHHLDTTEAGMRVQRDFEAAHPRPMATAATVADHLDHMREVAGVDHIGIGGDFDGTAFTPADLADVAGYPYLIAELQARKWSEADLAKLTWQNAVRTLRAAEDVARAERQRRGPSHATIEQLDG, from the coding sequence GTGAGTCCCTCCCTGGACGCCGCCCGGGATCTGCTCGCCCGCTGGCCCGTCGTCGACGGCCACAACGACCTGCCCTGGGCGCTGCGCGAGCAGGTCCGCTACGACCTCGACCGGCGCGATATCGCCGCCGACCAGTCCGCGCACCTGCACACCGACCTGCCGCGGCTGCGGTCCGGCGGCGTCGGCGCCCAGTTCTGGTCGGTGTACGTCCGCGCCGACTACGCGGGCGACAAGGCCGTCAGCGCCACCCTCGAACAGATCGATGTGGTGCGGGAACTGGTCGCCCGCTACCCCGAGGCCCTGCGCCTCGCGCACACCGCCGACGACATGGAGGCGGCCCGCGCCGAGGGCCGGATCGCGTCCCTCATGGGCGCCGAGGGCGGCCACTCCATCCACAACTCGCTGGCCACCCTGCGCGCGCTGCACCAGCTGGGCGTGCGCTATATGACGCTCACCCACAACGACACCATCGACTGGGCGGACTCCGCCACCGACGAGCCGCGCCACCACGGCCTGTCGGCCTTCGGTGAGGAAGTCGTCCGGGAGATGAACCGCTGCGGGATGCTGGTCGATCTCTCCCACGTCTCGGCCGACACCATGCGCGACGCGCTGCGCGTCAGCACCGCACCGGTGATCTTCTCGCACTCCTCCGCCCGCGCCGTCTGCGACCATCCGCGCAACATCCCCGACGACGTACTGGCACAGCTGCCCGCCAACGGCGGCGTCGCGATGGCCACGTTCGTGCCGAAGTTCGTGCTGCCGGCCGCCGTCGCCTGGACGCAGCGCGCCGACGAGAACATGCGCGCACACGGCCTGCACCACCTCGACACCACCGAGGCGGGCATGAGGGTCCAGCGGGACTTCGAGGCCGCGCACCCCCGCCCGATGGCCACCGCGGCCACCGTCGCCGACCACCTCGACCACATGCGCGAGGTCGCCGGGGTCGACCACATCGGGATCGGCGGCGACTTCGACGGCACCGCCTTCACCCCGGCCGACCTGGCCGATGTCGCCGGCTACCCGTACCTGATCGCCGAACTCCAAGCCCGCAAGTGGTCCGAGGCCGACCTGGCCAAGCTCACCTGGCAGAACGCCGTCCGCACCCTGCGCGCCGCGGAGGACGTGGCGCGCGCCGAGCGGCAGCGGCGCGGCCCGTCCCACGCGACGATCGAGCAGCTGGACGGCTGA